In Mucilaginibacter celer, one DNA window encodes the following:
- a CDS encoding gliding motility protein RemB: protein MQNIYSLNLRKALIAAACILFTAQLSKAQSVYLPNSYQLYQKFNADIYSVKSSSHTSLRPFLIDSTILHTYDSVMNVGIRERKTWGGRKLFNEHLFDVKDKGYTFYADYITDLQVGRDFNNSKSTNLNTRGFQLGGTVGDKFSFYSSGFENSAKFVSYYNDYVNDHRFIPGQAYARHYNGQPQNSQDWSYVTAILSYSPTQKLNITLGEDKMFIGDGYRSVLLSDFASNMPLLRLTADLGPVRYMIAWAYIQDLRQPPYDTFFGSNPRKWALFHYIDWNISKRVSFGMFNALITPETDDQAKKRGFDANFVNPVLFTSSLGPGGGKDNVFLGFNAKYKILDKTALYGQIMFDRFKGSNFFSGNNADNTNGWQLGIRGADIFKVKRLNYLFEYNTVKPYTYTDTKLIGSYTFYGDALAHPLGANFREVLGILNYSVGRFDFQGQINYAKYGLDATKNDNFGMDITKPFVPSANNTTTVGQGLSTQLYYGEGTVAYILNPKYNLRFELGALYRQEKNAQKDTKNTLITFGLRSSFRNLYHDF, encoded by the coding sequence ATGCAAAATATCTACTCCCTAAACTTACGAAAGGCCCTTATTGCTGCTGCGTGCATTTTATTTACAGCACAGCTCAGTAAGGCGCAATCAGTTTATTTGCCAAACTCGTACCAGCTGTATCAAAAATTTAATGCTGATATATATTCTGTAAAAAGTTCTTCACATACATCGCTGAGGCCTTTTTTAATAGACAGCACCATTTTGCATACCTATGATTCGGTGATGAATGTGGGTATACGCGAGCGCAAAACCTGGGGCGGGCGCAAACTGTTTAATGAGCACCTTTTTGATGTTAAAGACAAGGGCTATACCTTTTACGCCGATTATATAACCGATTTACAGGTAGGCCGCGATTTTAACAACAGCAAATCAACCAATCTAAATACCCGCGGCTTTCAGCTTGGCGGCACCGTTGGCGATAAATTTTCATTTTACAGCAGCGGTTTTGAAAACTCGGCCAAGTTTGTTTCGTATTATAATGATTATGTAAACGATCATCGTTTCATCCCCGGCCAGGCTTATGCAAGGCATTACAACGGGCAGCCGCAAAACTCACAGGATTGGTCGTACGTAACCGCTATATTATCTTACTCTCCTACCCAAAAACTGAATATTACCTTGGGCGAAGACAAAATGTTTATCGGCGATGGCTACCGCTCGGTGCTACTGTCGGATTTTGCTTCGAACATGCCTTTACTCAGGCTTACGGCCGATTTGGGCCCCGTGCGTTATATGATAGCATGGGCCTACATCCAGGATTTAAGGCAACCTCCTTACGATACCTTCTTTGGCAGCAACCCGCGCAAATGGGCCCTGTTTCACTACATCGACTGGAATATCAGCAAAAGAGTGTCATTTGGTATGTTTAATGCCCTTATTACTCCCGAAACAGACGATCAGGCAAAAAAACGCGGCTTCGACGCTAATTTTGTTAACCCCGTGCTTTTTACAAGCTCATTAGGCCCGGGCGGCGGTAAAGACAACGTATTTTTAGGCTTTAACGCCAAATACAAAATTCTGGATAAAACAGCGCTGTACGGACAGATTATGTTTGACAGGTTTAAAGGCAGCAACTTCTTTTCGGGCAATAATGCTGATAATACCAACGGCTGGCAGCTGGGGATCCGCGGGGCAGATATCTTCAAAGTAAAAAGGCTGAATTACCTGTTTGAGTATAATACTGTTAAGCCGTACACCTATACTGATACCAAACTAATAGGCAGCTATACTTTTTATGGCGATGCGCTGGCCCACCCACTTGGCGCTAACTTTAGAGAAGTATTGGGCATCCTGAACTATTCGGTGGGCAGGTTTGATTTCCAGGGGCAGATCAATTACGCCAAATATGGTCTTGATGCAACCAAAAACGATAATTTTGGGATGGATATCACCAAACCATTTGTTCCATCGGCCAACAACACAACCACAGTTGGACAGGGACTAAGCACCCAATTATACTATGGTGAAGGAACGGTAGCCTACATCCTGAACCCCAAATACAACCTGCGCTTTGAACTTGGCGCACTGTATCGCCAGGAAAAAAATGCTCAGAAGGATACAAAAAACACCCTGATTACTTTTGGTTTAAGAAGTTCGTTCCGGAATTTGTACCACGATTTTTAA